The proteins below come from a single Ictalurus punctatus breed USDA103 chromosome 29, Coco_2.0, whole genome shotgun sequence genomic window:
- the memo1 gene encoding protein MEMO1 isoform X4 — MNYSVLCSTKPSIISRSQLNAQLEGWLSQAQSTLGPARAIIAPHAGYTYCGACAAHAYKQVDPSVTRRVFILGPSHHVPLSRCALSPAEVYRTPLYDLRIDQKVYADLWKTGMFERMTLQTDEDEHSIEMHLPYTAKAMESCKDEFSIVPVLVGALSESKEQEYGKLLSKYLADPSNLFIISSDFCHWGQRFRYTYYDENQGEIYRSIEHLDKMGMGIIEQLDPVSFSNYLRKYHNTICGRHPIGVLLNAVAELKKNGLDMNFSFLNYAQSSQCRNWSDSSVSYAAGALVVH; from the exons ATGAACTACTCCGTGCTTTGTTCTACAAAGCCATCAATTATATCAA GATCCCAGCTGAATGCACAGCTGGAGGGCTGGTTATCTCAAGCACAATCTACATTAGGACCTGCTAGAGCCATTATAGCACC GCATGCTGGTTATACATATTGCGGCGCTTGTGCAGCACATGCCTACAAGCAAGTGGACCCTTCTGTTAC CCGGAGGGTATTTATTCTTGGACCTTCCCACCATGTGCCCCTGTCTCGATGTGCTCTCTCCCCTGCTGAGGTCTACAGAACGCCACTGTATGACCTGAGGATCGACCAGAAGG TGTATGCTGATCTCTGGAAAACAGGCATGTTTGAGAGGATGACTTTGCAAACAGATGAGGATGAGCACAGCATTGAGATGCACCTGCCTTACACTGCCAAAGCAATGGAAAG CTGCAAAGATGAGTTCAGCATTGTTCCTGTGCTGGTGGGAGCTCTGAGTGAATCTAAAGAGCAGGAATATGGCAAGCTGCTCAGCAAATACCTTGCTGATCCCTCCaacctttttattatttcatcagATTTTTGCCACTGGG GTCAGCGGTTCCGTTACACATACTATGATGAAAATCAGGGCGAAATCTATAGATCCATTGAGCATCTGGACAAGATG GGTATGGGAATTATAGAACAGCTGGACCCGGTCTCCTTCAGTAACTACTTGAGAAAATATCACAATACTATTTGTGGTCGCCACCCCATTGGAGTTCTACTAAAT GCTGTGGCAGAGCTGAAGAAGAATGGTTTAGACATGAACTTTTCTTTCCTCAATTACGCTCAGTCCAGCCAGTGTAGAAACTGGTCAGACAGCTCAGTGAGTTATGCTGCTGGAGCTCTTGTAGTTCATTGA
- the memo1 gene encoding protein MEMO1 isoform X1: MNYSVLCSTKPSIISSGSGTKMSNRMVCREASHAGSWYTASGSQLNAQLEGWLSQAQSTLGPARAIIAPHAGYTYCGACAAHAYKQVDPSVTRRVFILGPSHHVPLSRCALSPAEVYRTPLYDLRIDQKVYADLWKTGMFERMTLQTDEDEHSIEMHLPYTAKAMESCKDEFSIVPVLVGALSESKEQEYGKLLSKYLADPSNLFIISSDFCHWGQRFRYTYYDENQGEIYRSIEHLDKMGMGIIEQLDPVSFSNYLRKYHNTICGRHPIGVLLNAVAELKKNGLDMNFSFLNYAQSSQCRNWSDSSVSYAAGALVVH, encoded by the exons ATGAACTACTCCGTGCTTTGTTCTACAAAGCCATCAATTATATCAA GCGGCTCGGGTACCAAGATGTCGAACCGAATGGTGTGCAGAGAAGCGAGCCACGCCGGCAGCTGGTACACCGCCTCAG GATCCCAGCTGAATGCACAGCTGGAGGGCTGGTTATCTCAAGCACAATCTACATTAGGACCTGCTAGAGCCATTATAGCACC GCATGCTGGTTATACATATTGCGGCGCTTGTGCAGCACATGCCTACAAGCAAGTGGACCCTTCTGTTAC CCGGAGGGTATTTATTCTTGGACCTTCCCACCATGTGCCCCTGTCTCGATGTGCTCTCTCCCCTGCTGAGGTCTACAGAACGCCACTGTATGACCTGAGGATCGACCAGAAGG TGTATGCTGATCTCTGGAAAACAGGCATGTTTGAGAGGATGACTTTGCAAACAGATGAGGATGAGCACAGCATTGAGATGCACCTGCCTTACACTGCCAAAGCAATGGAAAG CTGCAAAGATGAGTTCAGCATTGTTCCTGTGCTGGTGGGAGCTCTGAGTGAATCTAAAGAGCAGGAATATGGCAAGCTGCTCAGCAAATACCTTGCTGATCCCTCCaacctttttattatttcatcagATTTTTGCCACTGGG GTCAGCGGTTCCGTTACACATACTATGATGAAAATCAGGGCGAAATCTATAGATCCATTGAGCATCTGGACAAGATG GGTATGGGAATTATAGAACAGCTGGACCCGGTCTCCTTCAGTAACTACTTGAGAAAATATCACAATACTATTTGTGGTCGCCACCCCATTGGAGTTCTACTAAAT GCTGTGGCAGAGCTGAAGAAGAATGGTTTAGACATGAACTTTTCTTTCCTCAATTACGCTCAGTCCAGCCAGTGTAGAAACTGGTCAGACAGCTCAGTGAGTTATGCTGCTGGAGCTCTTGTAGTTCATTGA
- the memo1 gene encoding protein MEMO1 isoform X2, producing the protein MSNRMVCREASHAGSWYTASGSQLNAQLEGWLSQAQSTLGPARAIIAPHAGYTYCGACAAHAYKQVDPSVTRRVFILGPSHHVPLSRCALSPAEVYRTPLYDLRIDQKVYADLWKTGMFERMTLQTDEDEHSIEMHLPYTAKAMESCKDEFSIVPVLVGALSESKEQEYGKLLSKYLADPSNLFIISSDFCHWGQRFRYTYYDENQGEIYRSIEHLDKMGMGIIEQLDPVSFSNYLRKYHNTICGRHPIGVLLNAVAELKKNGLDMNFSFLNYAQSSQCRNWSDSSVSYAAGALVVH; encoded by the exons ATGTCGAACCGAATGGTGTGCAGAGAAGCGAGCCACGCCGGCAGCTGGTACACCGCCTCAG GATCCCAGCTGAATGCACAGCTGGAGGGCTGGTTATCTCAAGCACAATCTACATTAGGACCTGCTAGAGCCATTATAGCACC GCATGCTGGTTATACATATTGCGGCGCTTGTGCAGCACATGCCTACAAGCAAGTGGACCCTTCTGTTAC CCGGAGGGTATTTATTCTTGGACCTTCCCACCATGTGCCCCTGTCTCGATGTGCTCTCTCCCCTGCTGAGGTCTACAGAACGCCACTGTATGACCTGAGGATCGACCAGAAGG TGTATGCTGATCTCTGGAAAACAGGCATGTTTGAGAGGATGACTTTGCAAACAGATGAGGATGAGCACAGCATTGAGATGCACCTGCCTTACACTGCCAAAGCAATGGAAAG CTGCAAAGATGAGTTCAGCATTGTTCCTGTGCTGGTGGGAGCTCTGAGTGAATCTAAAGAGCAGGAATATGGCAAGCTGCTCAGCAAATACCTTGCTGATCCCTCCaacctttttattatttcatcagATTTTTGCCACTGGG GTCAGCGGTTCCGTTACACATACTATGATGAAAATCAGGGCGAAATCTATAGATCCATTGAGCATCTGGACAAGATG GGTATGGGAATTATAGAACAGCTGGACCCGGTCTCCTTCAGTAACTACTTGAGAAAATATCACAATACTATTTGTGGTCGCCACCCCATTGGAGTTCTACTAAAT GCTGTGGCAGAGCTGAAGAAGAATGGTTTAGACATGAACTTTTCTTTCCTCAATTACGCTCAGTCCAGCCAGTGTAGAAACTGGTCAGACAGCTCAGTGAGTTATGCTGCTGGAGCTCTTGTAGTTCATTGA
- the memo1 gene encoding protein MEMO1 isoform X3, whose product MLIDSTFACLRLQSSKRHRSQLNAQLEGWLSQAQSTLGPARAIIAPHAGYTYCGACAAHAYKQVDPSVTRRVFILGPSHHVPLSRCALSPAEVYRTPLYDLRIDQKVYADLWKTGMFERMTLQTDEDEHSIEMHLPYTAKAMESCKDEFSIVPVLVGALSESKEQEYGKLLSKYLADPSNLFIISSDFCHWGQRFRYTYYDENQGEIYRSIEHLDKMGMGIIEQLDPVSFSNYLRKYHNTICGRHPIGVLLNAVAELKKNGLDMNFSFLNYAQSSQCRNWSDSSVSYAAGALVVH is encoded by the exons ATGCTAATCGATTCGACGTTCGCGTGCTTACGATTGCAAAGTAGTAAGCGTCACA GATCCCAGCTGAATGCACAGCTGGAGGGCTGGTTATCTCAAGCACAATCTACATTAGGACCTGCTAGAGCCATTATAGCACC GCATGCTGGTTATACATATTGCGGCGCTTGTGCAGCACATGCCTACAAGCAAGTGGACCCTTCTGTTAC CCGGAGGGTATTTATTCTTGGACCTTCCCACCATGTGCCCCTGTCTCGATGTGCTCTCTCCCCTGCTGAGGTCTACAGAACGCCACTGTATGACCTGAGGATCGACCAGAAGG TGTATGCTGATCTCTGGAAAACAGGCATGTTTGAGAGGATGACTTTGCAAACAGATGAGGATGAGCACAGCATTGAGATGCACCTGCCTTACACTGCCAAAGCAATGGAAAG CTGCAAAGATGAGTTCAGCATTGTTCCTGTGCTGGTGGGAGCTCTGAGTGAATCTAAAGAGCAGGAATATGGCAAGCTGCTCAGCAAATACCTTGCTGATCCCTCCaacctttttattatttcatcagATTTTTGCCACTGGG GTCAGCGGTTCCGTTACACATACTATGATGAAAATCAGGGCGAAATCTATAGATCCATTGAGCATCTGGACAAGATG GGTATGGGAATTATAGAACAGCTGGACCCGGTCTCCTTCAGTAACTACTTGAGAAAATATCACAATACTATTTGTGGTCGCCACCCCATTGGAGTTCTACTAAAT GCTGTGGCAGAGCTGAAGAAGAATGGTTTAGACATGAACTTTTCTTTCCTCAATTACGCTCAGTCCAGCCAGTGTAGAAACTGGTCAGACAGCTCAGTGAGTTATGCTGCTGGAGCTCTTGTAGTTCATTGA
- the memo1 gene encoding protein MEMO1 isoform X5: MRCCHFHSGYYGSQLNAQLEGWLSQAQSTLGPARAIIAPHAGYTYCGACAAHAYKQVDPSVTRRVFILGPSHHVPLSRCALSPAEVYRTPLYDLRIDQKVYADLWKTGMFERMTLQTDEDEHSIEMHLPYTAKAMESCKDEFSIVPVLVGALSESKEQEYGKLLSKYLADPSNLFIISSDFCHWGQRFRYTYYDENQGEIYRSIEHLDKMGMGIIEQLDPVSFSNYLRKYHNTICGRHPIGVLLNAVAELKKNGLDMNFSFLNYAQSSQCRNWSDSSVSYAAGALVVH, from the exons ATGAGGTGCTGTCATTTTCACAGTGGGTATTATG GATCCCAGCTGAATGCACAGCTGGAGGGCTGGTTATCTCAAGCACAATCTACATTAGGACCTGCTAGAGCCATTATAGCACC GCATGCTGGTTATACATATTGCGGCGCTTGTGCAGCACATGCCTACAAGCAAGTGGACCCTTCTGTTAC CCGGAGGGTATTTATTCTTGGACCTTCCCACCATGTGCCCCTGTCTCGATGTGCTCTCTCCCCTGCTGAGGTCTACAGAACGCCACTGTATGACCTGAGGATCGACCAGAAGG TGTATGCTGATCTCTGGAAAACAGGCATGTTTGAGAGGATGACTTTGCAAACAGATGAGGATGAGCACAGCATTGAGATGCACCTGCCTTACACTGCCAAAGCAATGGAAAG CTGCAAAGATGAGTTCAGCATTGTTCCTGTGCTGGTGGGAGCTCTGAGTGAATCTAAAGAGCAGGAATATGGCAAGCTGCTCAGCAAATACCTTGCTGATCCCTCCaacctttttattatttcatcagATTTTTGCCACTGGG GTCAGCGGTTCCGTTACACATACTATGATGAAAATCAGGGCGAAATCTATAGATCCATTGAGCATCTGGACAAGATG GGTATGGGAATTATAGAACAGCTGGACCCGGTCTCCTTCAGTAACTACTTGAGAAAATATCACAATACTATTTGTGGTCGCCACCCCATTGGAGTTCTACTAAAT GCTGTGGCAGAGCTGAAGAAGAATGGTTTAGACATGAACTTTTCTTTCCTCAATTACGCTCAGTCCAGCCAGTGTAGAAACTGGTCAGACAGCTCAGTGAGTTATGCTGCTGGAGCTCTTGTAGTTCATTGA